A stretch of Lutra lutra chromosome 9, mLutLut1.2, whole genome shotgun sequence DNA encodes these proteins:
- the NCOA5 gene encoding nuclear receptor coactivator 5 isoform X3: protein MRDPRDLRDHRDARDIRDHRDSRSMRDARDMRDLRDFRDLRDSRDFRDHRDPMYDRYRDMRDSREPMYRRESSYDRYLRMDDYCRRKDDAYFDRYRDSFDGRGPPGPESQTRAKERLKREERRREELYRQYFEEIQRRFDAERPVDCSVIVVNKQTKDYAESVGRKVRDLGMVVDLIFLNTEVSLSQALEDVSRGGSPFAIVITQQHQIHRSCTVNIMFGTPQEHRNMPQADAMVLVARNYERYKNECREKEREEIARQAAKMADEAILQERERGGPEEGVRGGHPPAIQSLLNLLADNRYLTAEETDKIINYLRERKERLMRSSTDSLPGPISRQPLGATSGPSLKTQPSSQPLQSGQVLPSATPSPAVPPTSQQELQAKILSLFNSGTVVANSGSASPSVVAGNTQNQNFSTGVNSQPQQRSQASGNQPPNILGQAGSARNMGPRPGAPSQGLFGQPSSRLAPASNMASQRPVSSTGINFDNPSVQKALDTLIQSGPALSHLVNQTAAQVGRPPAPMGSYQRHY from the exons ATGCGAGACCCCCGAGACTTGCGGGACCACAGAGATGCCAGAGACATTCGGGATCACAGAGACAGCCGAAGTATGCGTGATGCTCGGGACATGAGAGACCTTAGAGACTTTCGTGATCTAAGAGACTCTAGGGATTTTCGAGATCACCGGGACCCCATGTACGACAGATACAGAGATATGAGAGACTCCAGAGAGCCCATGTACAG GAGAGAAAGCTCTTATGACCGATACCTGCGAATGGATGACTATTGCAGGAGGAAGGACGACGCTTACTTTGACCGCTACAGAGATAGCTTTGATGGACGAGGCCCTCCGGGCCCAGAAAGTCAGACTCGTGCAAAAG AGCGTTTGAAACGTGAGGAACGGCGTAGAGAAGAACTTTATcgtcaatattttgaggaaatccAGAGACGTTTCGATGCTGAGAGGCCTGTTGATTGTTCTGTGATTGTGGTCAACAAGCAGACTAA AGATTATGCTGAATCTGTGGGCCGGAAGGTACGAGACCTGGGCATGGTAGTGGACTTGATCTTCCTCAACACAGAGGTGTCACTGTCACAAGCCTTGGAGGATGTTAGCAGGGGTGGGTCTCCTTTTGCTATCGTCATCACCCAGCAACACCAGATTCACCGCTCCTGCACAGTCAACATCATGTTTGGAACCCCTCAAG AGCATCGCAACATGCCCCAGGCAGACGCCATGGTGCTGGTGGCCAGAAATTATGAGCGCTACAAGAACGAGTGTCGGGAGAAGGAACGTGAGGAGATTGCCAGACAGGCAGCCAAGATGGCCGATGAGGCCATTCTGCAAGAAAGGGAGCGCGGAGGTCCCGAGGAAGGAGTGCGCGGGGGGCACCCTCCGGCCATCCAAAGCCTCCTCAACCTGCTGGCAGATAATCGGTACCTCACTGCGGAAGAGACCGACAAGATCATCAACTACCTGCGAGAGCGGAAGGAGCGCCTTATGAGGAGCAGCACCGACTCTCTGCCTG GCCCGATTTCCCGCCAACCACTCGGGGCGACCTCGGGTCCCTCGCTGAAGACACAGCCAAGCTCCCAACCGCTCCAGAGCGGCCAAGTGCTCCCCTCTGCTACACCCAGTCCAGCTgtaccccccacctcccagcaggaGCTTCAGGCCAAAATCCTCAGCCTCTTCAATAGTGGCACGGTTGTGGCCAATAGCGGCTCTGCATCCCCCTCAGTCGTTGCCGGAAACACCCAGAACCAGAATTTTTCCACAGGAGTGAACAGCCAGCCTCAGCAGAGGTCACAGGCCTCTGGCAATCAGCCTCCGAACATTTTGGGACAGGCAGGATCTGCTCGGAACATgggccccaggcctggggctcCTTCCCAAGGGCTCTTTGGCCAACCTTCCAGTCGCCTGGCACCTGCCAGCAACATGGCTAGCCAGAGGCCCGTGTCTTCCACAGGTATCAACTTTGACAATCCAAGTGTACAGAAGGCTCTGGACACCCTGATCCAGAGTGGCCCTGCTCTCTCCCATCTGGTTAACCAAACCGCAGCACAGGTGGGGCGACCCCCGGCCCCGATGGGATCTTACCAGAGGCATTACTGA
- the NCOA5 gene encoding nuclear receptor coactivator 5 isoform X1, translated as MNTAPSRPSPTRRDPYGFGDGRDTRRDRSPIRGSPRREPRDGRNGRDARDSRAMRDPRDLRDHRDARDIRDHRDSRSMRDARDMRDLRDFRDLRDSRDFRDHRDPMYDRYRDMRDSREPMYRRESSYDRYLRMDDYCRRKDDAYFDRYRDSFDGRGPPGPESQTRAKERLKREERRREELYRQYFEEIQRRFDAERPVDCSVIVVNKQTKDYAESVGRKVRDLGMVVDLIFLNTEVSLSQALEDVSRGGSPFAIVITQQHQIHRSCTVNIMFGTPQEHRNMPQADAMVLVARNYERYKNECREKEREEIARQAAKMADEAILQERERGGPEEGVRGGHPPAIQSLLNLLADNRYLTAEETDKIINYLRERKERLMRSSTDSLPGPISRQPLGATSGPSLKTQPSSQPLQSGQVLPSATPSPAVPPTSQQELQAKILSLFNSGTVVANSGSASPSVVAGNTQNQNFSTGVNSQPQQRSQASGNQPPNILGQAGSARNMGPRPGAPSQGLFGQPSSRLAPASNMASQRPVSSTGINFDNPSVQKALDTLIQSGPALSHLVNQTAAQVGRPPAPMGSYQRHY; from the exons atgaatacGGCTCCATCAAGACCCAGCCCCACACGAAG AGATCCATATGGCTTTGGAGATGGTCGAGATACAAGACGTGATAGATCCCCAATCCGAGGAAGTCCAAGGAGAGAGCCCAGGGATGGCAGAAATGGCCGGGATGCCCGTGATAGCAGAGCCATGCGAGACCCCCGAGACTTGCGGGACCACAGAGATGCCAGAGACATTCGGGATCACAGAGACAGCCGAAGTATGCGTGATGCTCGGGACATGAGAGACCTTAGAGACTTTCGTGATCTAAGAGACTCTAGGGATTTTCGAGATCACCGGGACCCCATGTACGACAGATACAGAGATATGAGAGACTCCAGAGAGCCCATGTACAG GAGAGAAAGCTCTTATGACCGATACCTGCGAATGGATGACTATTGCAGGAGGAAGGACGACGCTTACTTTGACCGCTACAGAGATAGCTTTGATGGACGAGGCCCTCCGGGCCCAGAAAGTCAGACTCGTGCAAAAG AGCGTTTGAAACGTGAGGAACGGCGTAGAGAAGAACTTTATcgtcaatattttgaggaaatccAGAGACGTTTCGATGCTGAGAGGCCTGTTGATTGTTCTGTGATTGTGGTCAACAAGCAGACTAA AGATTATGCTGAATCTGTGGGCCGGAAGGTACGAGACCTGGGCATGGTAGTGGACTTGATCTTCCTCAACACAGAGGTGTCACTGTCACAAGCCTTGGAGGATGTTAGCAGGGGTGGGTCTCCTTTTGCTATCGTCATCACCCAGCAACACCAGATTCACCGCTCCTGCACAGTCAACATCATGTTTGGAACCCCTCAAG AGCATCGCAACATGCCCCAGGCAGACGCCATGGTGCTGGTGGCCAGAAATTATGAGCGCTACAAGAACGAGTGTCGGGAGAAGGAACGTGAGGAGATTGCCAGACAGGCAGCCAAGATGGCCGATGAGGCCATTCTGCAAGAAAGGGAGCGCGGAGGTCCCGAGGAAGGAGTGCGCGGGGGGCACCCTCCGGCCATCCAAAGCCTCCTCAACCTGCTGGCAGATAATCGGTACCTCACTGCGGAAGAGACCGACAAGATCATCAACTACCTGCGAGAGCGGAAGGAGCGCCTTATGAGGAGCAGCACCGACTCTCTGCCTG GCCCGATTTCCCGCCAACCACTCGGGGCGACCTCGGGTCCCTCGCTGAAGACACAGCCAAGCTCCCAACCGCTCCAGAGCGGCCAAGTGCTCCCCTCTGCTACACCCAGTCCAGCTgtaccccccacctcccagcaggaGCTTCAGGCCAAAATCCTCAGCCTCTTCAATAGTGGCACGGTTGTGGCCAATAGCGGCTCTGCATCCCCCTCAGTCGTTGCCGGAAACACCCAGAACCAGAATTTTTCCACAGGAGTGAACAGCCAGCCTCAGCAGAGGTCACAGGCCTCTGGCAATCAGCCTCCGAACATTTTGGGACAGGCAGGATCTGCTCGGAACATgggccccaggcctggggctcCTTCCCAAGGGCTCTTTGGCCAACCTTCCAGTCGCCTGGCACCTGCCAGCAACATGGCTAGCCAGAGGCCCGTGTCTTCCACAGGTATCAACTTTGACAATCCAAGTGTACAGAAGGCTCTGGACACCCTGATCCAGAGTGGCCCTGCTCTCTCCCATCTGGTTAACCAAACCGCAGCACAGGTGGGGCGACCCCCGGCCCCGATGGGATCTTACCAGAGGCATTACTGA
- the NCOA5 gene encoding nuclear receptor coactivator 5 isoform X2, with product MDTQDPYGFGDGRDTRRDRSPIRGSPRREPRDGRNGRDARDSRAMRDPRDLRDHRDARDIRDHRDSRSMRDARDMRDLRDFRDLRDSRDFRDHRDPMYDRYRDMRDSREPMYRRESSYDRYLRMDDYCRRKDDAYFDRYRDSFDGRGPPGPESQTRAKERLKREERRREELYRQYFEEIQRRFDAERPVDCSVIVVNKQTKDYAESVGRKVRDLGMVVDLIFLNTEVSLSQALEDVSRGGSPFAIVITQQHQIHRSCTVNIMFGTPQEHRNMPQADAMVLVARNYERYKNECREKEREEIARQAAKMADEAILQERERGGPEEGVRGGHPPAIQSLLNLLADNRYLTAEETDKIINYLRERKERLMRSSTDSLPGPISRQPLGATSGPSLKTQPSSQPLQSGQVLPSATPSPAVPPTSQQELQAKILSLFNSGTVVANSGSASPSVVAGNTQNQNFSTGVNSQPQQRSQASGNQPPNILGQAGSARNMGPRPGAPSQGLFGQPSSRLAPASNMASQRPVSSTGINFDNPSVQKALDTLIQSGPALSHLVNQTAAQVGRPPAPMGSYQRHY from the exons ATGGATACTCA AGATCCATATGGCTTTGGAGATGGTCGAGATACAAGACGTGATAGATCCCCAATCCGAGGAAGTCCAAGGAGAGAGCCCAGGGATGGCAGAAATGGCCGGGATGCCCGTGATAGCAGAGCCATGCGAGACCCCCGAGACTTGCGGGACCACAGAGATGCCAGAGACATTCGGGATCACAGAGACAGCCGAAGTATGCGTGATGCTCGGGACATGAGAGACCTTAGAGACTTTCGTGATCTAAGAGACTCTAGGGATTTTCGAGATCACCGGGACCCCATGTACGACAGATACAGAGATATGAGAGACTCCAGAGAGCCCATGTACAG GAGAGAAAGCTCTTATGACCGATACCTGCGAATGGATGACTATTGCAGGAGGAAGGACGACGCTTACTTTGACCGCTACAGAGATAGCTTTGATGGACGAGGCCCTCCGGGCCCAGAAAGTCAGACTCGTGCAAAAG AGCGTTTGAAACGTGAGGAACGGCGTAGAGAAGAACTTTATcgtcaatattttgaggaaatccAGAGACGTTTCGATGCTGAGAGGCCTGTTGATTGTTCTGTGATTGTGGTCAACAAGCAGACTAA AGATTATGCTGAATCTGTGGGCCGGAAGGTACGAGACCTGGGCATGGTAGTGGACTTGATCTTCCTCAACACAGAGGTGTCACTGTCACAAGCCTTGGAGGATGTTAGCAGGGGTGGGTCTCCTTTTGCTATCGTCATCACCCAGCAACACCAGATTCACCGCTCCTGCACAGTCAACATCATGTTTGGAACCCCTCAAG AGCATCGCAACATGCCCCAGGCAGACGCCATGGTGCTGGTGGCCAGAAATTATGAGCGCTACAAGAACGAGTGTCGGGAGAAGGAACGTGAGGAGATTGCCAGACAGGCAGCCAAGATGGCCGATGAGGCCATTCTGCAAGAAAGGGAGCGCGGAGGTCCCGAGGAAGGAGTGCGCGGGGGGCACCCTCCGGCCATCCAAAGCCTCCTCAACCTGCTGGCAGATAATCGGTACCTCACTGCGGAAGAGACCGACAAGATCATCAACTACCTGCGAGAGCGGAAGGAGCGCCTTATGAGGAGCAGCACCGACTCTCTGCCTG GCCCGATTTCCCGCCAACCACTCGGGGCGACCTCGGGTCCCTCGCTGAAGACACAGCCAAGCTCCCAACCGCTCCAGAGCGGCCAAGTGCTCCCCTCTGCTACACCCAGTCCAGCTgtaccccccacctcccagcaggaGCTTCAGGCCAAAATCCTCAGCCTCTTCAATAGTGGCACGGTTGTGGCCAATAGCGGCTCTGCATCCCCCTCAGTCGTTGCCGGAAACACCCAGAACCAGAATTTTTCCACAGGAGTGAACAGCCAGCCTCAGCAGAGGTCACAGGCCTCTGGCAATCAGCCTCCGAACATTTTGGGACAGGCAGGATCTGCTCGGAACATgggccccaggcctggggctcCTTCCCAAGGGCTCTTTGGCCAACCTTCCAGTCGCCTGGCACCTGCCAGCAACATGGCTAGCCAGAGGCCCGTGTCTTCCACAGGTATCAACTTTGACAATCCAAGTGTACAGAAGGCTCTGGACACCCTGATCCAGAGTGGCCCTGCTCTCTCCCATCTGGTTAACCAAACCGCAGCACAGGTGGGGCGACCCCCGGCCCCGATGGGATCTTACCAGAGGCATTACTGA
- the NCOA5 gene encoding nuclear receptor coactivator 5 isoform X4: protein MNTAPSRPSPTRRDPYGFGDGRDTRRDRSPIRGSPRREPRDGRNGRDARDSRAMRDPRDLRDHRDARDIRDHRDSRSMRDARDMRDLRDFRDLRDSRDFRDHRDPMYDRYRDMRDSREPMYRRESSYDRYLRMDDYCRRKDDAYFDRYRDSFDGRGPPGPESQTRAKERLKREERRREELYRQYFEEIQRRFDAERPVDCSVIVVNKQTKDYAESVGRKVRDLGMVVDLIFLNTEVSLSQALEDVSRGGSPFAIVITQQHQIHRSCTVNIMFGTPQEHRNMPQADAMVLVARNYERYKNECREKEREEIARQAAKMADEAILQERERGGPEEGVRGGHPPAIQSLLNLLADNRYLTAEETDKIINYLRERKERLMRSSTDSLPGELRGRAEARFPANHSGRPRVPR from the exons atgaatacGGCTCCATCAAGACCCAGCCCCACACGAAG AGATCCATATGGCTTTGGAGATGGTCGAGATACAAGACGTGATAGATCCCCAATCCGAGGAAGTCCAAGGAGAGAGCCCAGGGATGGCAGAAATGGCCGGGATGCCCGTGATAGCAGAGCCATGCGAGACCCCCGAGACTTGCGGGACCACAGAGATGCCAGAGACATTCGGGATCACAGAGACAGCCGAAGTATGCGTGATGCTCGGGACATGAGAGACCTTAGAGACTTTCGTGATCTAAGAGACTCTAGGGATTTTCGAGATCACCGGGACCCCATGTACGACAGATACAGAGATATGAGAGACTCCAGAGAGCCCATGTACAG GAGAGAAAGCTCTTATGACCGATACCTGCGAATGGATGACTATTGCAGGAGGAAGGACGACGCTTACTTTGACCGCTACAGAGATAGCTTTGATGGACGAGGCCCTCCGGGCCCAGAAAGTCAGACTCGTGCAAAAG AGCGTTTGAAACGTGAGGAACGGCGTAGAGAAGAACTTTATcgtcaatattttgaggaaatccAGAGACGTTTCGATGCTGAGAGGCCTGTTGATTGTTCTGTGATTGTGGTCAACAAGCAGACTAA AGATTATGCTGAATCTGTGGGCCGGAAGGTACGAGACCTGGGCATGGTAGTGGACTTGATCTTCCTCAACACAGAGGTGTCACTGTCACAAGCCTTGGAGGATGTTAGCAGGGGTGGGTCTCCTTTTGCTATCGTCATCACCCAGCAACACCAGATTCACCGCTCCTGCACAGTCAACATCATGTTTGGAACCCCTCAAG AGCATCGCAACATGCCCCAGGCAGACGCCATGGTGCTGGTGGCCAGAAATTATGAGCGCTACAAGAACGAGTGTCGGGAGAAGGAACGTGAGGAGATTGCCAGACAGGCAGCCAAGATGGCCGATGAGGCCATTCTGCAAGAAAGGGAGCGCGGAGGTCCCGAGGAAGGAGTGCGCGGGGGGCACCCTCCGGCCATCCAAAGCCTCCTCAACCTGCTGGCAGATAATCGGTACCTCACTGCGGAAGAGACCGACAAGATCATCAACTACCTGCGAGAGCGGAAGGAGCGCCTTATGAGGAGCAGCACCGACTCTCTGCCTGGTGAGCTACGTGGCAGGGCCGAG GCCCGATTTCCCGCCAACCACTCGGGGCGACCTCGGGTCCCTCGCTGA
- the NCOA5 gene encoding nuclear receptor coactivator 5 isoform X5, producing the protein MALEMVEIQDVIDPQSEEVQGESPGMAEMAGMPVIAEPCETPETCGTTEIDMRDSREPMYRRESSYDRYLRMDDYCRRKDDAYFDRYRDSFDGRGPPGPESQTRAKERLKREERRREELYRQYFEEIQRRFDAERPVDCSVIVVNKQTKDYAESVGRKVRDLGMVVDLIFLNTEVSLSQALEDVSRGGSPFAIVITQQHQIHRSCTVNIMFGTPQEHRNMPQADAMVLVARNYERYKNECREKEREEIARQAAKMADEAILQERERGGPEEGVRGGHPPAIQSLLNLLADNRYLTAEETDKIINYLRERKERLMRSSTDSLPGELRGRAEARFPANHSGRPRVPR; encoded by the exons ATGGCTTTGGAGATGGTCGAGATACAAGACGTGATAGATCCCCAATCCGAGGAAGTCCAAGGAGAGAGCCCAGGGATGGCAGAAATGGCCGGGATGCCCGTGATAGCAGAGCCATGCGAGACCCCCGAGACTTGCGGGACCACAGAGAT AGATATGAGAGACTCCAGAGAGCCCATGTACAG GAGAGAAAGCTCTTATGACCGATACCTGCGAATGGATGACTATTGCAGGAGGAAGGACGACGCTTACTTTGACCGCTACAGAGATAGCTTTGATGGACGAGGCCCTCCGGGCCCAGAAAGTCAGACTCGTGCAAAAG AGCGTTTGAAACGTGAGGAACGGCGTAGAGAAGAACTTTATcgtcaatattttgaggaaatccAGAGACGTTTCGATGCTGAGAGGCCTGTTGATTGTTCTGTGATTGTGGTCAACAAGCAGACTAA AGATTATGCTGAATCTGTGGGCCGGAAGGTACGAGACCTGGGCATGGTAGTGGACTTGATCTTCCTCAACACAGAGGTGTCACTGTCACAAGCCTTGGAGGATGTTAGCAGGGGTGGGTCTCCTTTTGCTATCGTCATCACCCAGCAACACCAGATTCACCGCTCCTGCACAGTCAACATCATGTTTGGAACCCCTCAAG AGCATCGCAACATGCCCCAGGCAGACGCCATGGTGCTGGTGGCCAGAAATTATGAGCGCTACAAGAACGAGTGTCGGGAGAAGGAACGTGAGGAGATTGCCAGACAGGCAGCCAAGATGGCCGATGAGGCCATTCTGCAAGAAAGGGAGCGCGGAGGTCCCGAGGAAGGAGTGCGCGGGGGGCACCCTCCGGCCATCCAAAGCCTCCTCAACCTGCTGGCAGATAATCGGTACCTCACTGCGGAAGAGACCGACAAGATCATCAACTACCTGCGAGAGCGGAAGGAGCGCCTTATGAGGAGCAGCACCGACTCTCTGCCTGGTGAGCTACGTGGCAGGGCCGAG GCCCGATTTCCCGCCAACCACTCGGGGCGACCTCGGGTCCCTCGCTGA